In Erpetoichthys calabaricus chromosome 15, fErpCal1.3, whole genome shotgun sequence, one DNA window encodes the following:
- the LOC114665946 gene encoding uncharacterized protein LOC114665946, whose protein sequence is MAEILQQAIYFILDLFCTSFLFPLCCFSCFVLLGCILLILMTVVLLRRPQVLTKSIGRAIVIADKNCEPAESLLRKLALRGFSVFVAIRGEAVKYLDGETANRGRIVKVDVAHDEYVTRVQHFIEQMMSHKDIAGSLVKPQVILWSEWESQGKPHWYKTGLGKLRVSCWRVAHFVFTALQGALIFVWKLFVLLVCWMNYV, encoded by the exons ATGGCTGAAATACTCCAGCAggcaatttatttcattttagatcttttttgcacttcctttttatttccatTGTGCTGCTTCAGCTGCTTTGTTCTACTGGGATGTATCCTATTAATTCTTATGACTGTTGTCTTACTCCGAAGACCTCAAGTATTGACAAAGTCGATCGGCAGAGCTATCGTGATTGCTGACAAGAACTGCGAGCCTGCCGAGTCTCTCCTCAGAAAACTCGCTCTCCGGGgattttctgtatttgttgcaATCCGTGGAGAAGCAGTAAAGTATCTGGATGGAGAGACGGCTAACAGAGGCAGAATTGTAAAGGTAGACGTGGCCCACGACGAATACGTGACAAGGGTTCAACATTTCATTGAACAGATGATGAGTCACAAAG aCATTGCAGGGTCTCTGGTGAAGCCGCAGGTAATATTGTGGAGTGAATGGGAAAGTCAAGGAAAGCCACATTGGTATAAAACTGGACTGGGAAAACTCCGAGTGTCATGTTGGAGAGTGGCTCATTTCGTTTTTACTGCGTTACAAG GTGCACTGATCTTTGTATGGAAGCTCTTTGTACTGCTGGTGTGTTGGATGAATTATGTgtaa